GAATTTGTTAATTGTTGGACAGCTAAATATTCTAGTACACGTTCTTTCACTTTTTCTAATCCGTAGTGATCTTCATTTAAAATGTTTTCCGCCCGATTAATATCTAAAATATCTTCCGTTTCTTGCGACCAAGGAAGTGTCACGAGCCATTCTAAATAATTACGAATAACCGAACTTTCCGCAGACGTTTGTGGCATTTTTTCATATCGGTCGAGTTCTTTTAATGCTTTTTCTTCTACTGATTCTGGCATATTCGCTTCTTCAATTTGCTTGCGTAACTCTGCTACTTCTCCTAATTTGCCTTCTTTATCTCCTAGTTCTTTCTGAATAGCTTTCATTTGTTCGCGTAAGTAATATTCTTTTTGTGTTTTTTCCATCGAACGTTTCACGCGTTGGCTAATTTTCTTTTCTAAATCTAACACTTCTTTTTCGTTACGAAGCATCGAAATTAATAACATTAATCGTTCTTTCGTATCAATACATTCTAAAATTTCTTGCTTGGCACTTGTTTTTAACGGCAAGTGAGAAGCAATAATGTCAACTAATCGACCAGGTTCTTCTATGTCTGTAACAGATGTATATGTTTCTTGTGTAATTTTTTTCGAAACTTTTATGTATTGTTGAAATAGTTCTAACAACGTTCGCATGAACGCTTCTTCTTCTACATCTGCTGTTTCCTTTTCATCATACAACTGTACTTTTACTTCAAAATACGGTTCGGTTGAAACATATTCCATAATCTCCACTCTTTTTTCAGCTTCGATTAAAATACGCATCGTTCCATTTGGTAATTTTAAAATTTGTTTAATATGTGCAAGGACGCCAAACGGATAAATTTCCTCTTCTTTTGGTTCCTGCAAAGAAACTTCTTTTTGAGTAGCCAATACAATTTTATGTTCATCAAGCATCACTTTGTCTATTGCTTTCATTGATCGATCTCTACCTACATCAAGATGAAGTACCATCGTTGGATAGACGGTAATTCCTCGAAGGGGCAGAAGTGGAATCGTTTTTAATTCTTTTTCCATAAAGTACACCTCCATCAACCCTAGGTATGTGTATACCTTTGTACAATTCTATCCTATCTTATCGTTTTTTGTCTATTATTAATGTCCAAATGAAAATCCCTTCCACTGCTAAAAAAACTCGGAAGGGATGGAAGCGGATGATTGTGCCGCTATACTCTCTTTTTGTTCATTAGCTGGAAATATAGTTAAAAGAAGTTCTTCTAATGTTTTTACTGTAATAATGTCGATGTCGTTTTTACTAGGAATGTGCTCATTGCCTTTTGGTAAAATCACTTTTTTACAGCCTGCTTCCATTGCTGCCTCCACTTTCTCTACAATACCTCCTACAGGCAATACTTGACCGTGTATACTTAATTCCCCTGTTAATGCTAAATCAAACGGAACTTCTTTTTTATAAATTGCTGAATATACTGCAACTGCTATCGCAATCCCAGCAGAAGGACCATCAATCGGGATTCCACCTGGAAAATTCACATGAATGTCATACTCCTGAATTGGTACGCCAATACGTTTTAATGCTGTTTGAACATTTTCGATAGAACTTTTCGCCATGCTTTTTCGCATGGTTTCCTTTGATGGCGCTTTCGTTTGTTCTGTCTCTACAATCCCTGTTACATTCATTTGCCCTTTTGATTGTGCTCTAGCTCTTGTTGCATCCGCTTCAATTTCTAGAATAACCCCTTCATGTTGACTCGTTACTCCTAATCCACATACGACACCAACTTGATTTTTCTTTGTCATTTGGCGTTTCATTCTTGGGGTCAACCGACTTGCTTGGACCATCCAACGCACGTCATCATCAGTGATTTTTTTCCGTTTCTGTGAAATGACAAGTCCGCCTACTAGCTGTACCATGGATACTGCATGACGACCATTTTGTGCAAATGATACTAAATAATCGAGCGTTGATTTGTCTATCGTAAGCTGTAATTTTTCCACTGCATTTTTCATAATTTCTTTCATTTCCTTCGGTGTCAGTGAACGAAAAAAAATTTCTAAGCAACGCGAACGTAATGCTGGTGGTAATTCTGCTGGATTTCTTGTCGTCGCTCCAATTAATCGAAAATCAGCGGGCAATCCTTTTTGAAACATGTCGTGAATGTGAGCCGGAATTTTTTCATTTTCTTCATTATAATAGGCACTTTCGATAATTACCTTTCTATCTTCTAAAACCTTTAATAATTTGTTTAGCTGAATCGGGTGAAGTTCCCCAATTTCATCAATAAACAATATTCCTCCGTGCGCTTTCGTCACGGCTCCTTCTTTCGGTTGTGGAATTCCCGCTTGTCCCATCGCTCCTGCCCCTTGATAAATCGGATCATGAACAGAACCCATCAAAGGATCCGCAATCCCTCGTTCATCAAATCGGGACGTAGCACCATCTATTTCAATAAATGGTGCATCTAATCGGAAAGGGGATGTTTCTTCTTTTTTAGCTTCTTCTAACACGAGGCGGGCAGCGGCTGTCTTTCCTACACCTGGTGGGCCATACACAATAACGTGCTGTGGATGCGGGCCACAGAGAGCTGCCTTTAATGATGTAATAGCATCCATTTGCCCAATAATTTCAGAAAAGCGGGTCGGACGAATTTTTTCTGCTAACGGTTGCGACAAGGAAATATTTCGAAGCTTCGTTAATTTATCTAACTCTTTTTTTGAAACTTTTGTTACCGACACTTTTTGAGTTCGTTGCGAACGCAATAATCCCCAAAAATAAAGTCCAACAATTACCGCAAAAAACACTTGAATAAATATAAAAAAGGCCGTCCAATTCATTTGTTATCCTCCTTCATCTTTACGGTTAGTATGACCTATGCAAAGGAAGATAAACAAAAAAGTCAAAAAGCTGGCTTTTTCTCATAGCCAGCTTTTCCCATCATGATGTGAAAGTCACCCCTCCACTGATGGAAGGTTTCTTTATGCCGTTTCTTTTGGCGGTTTTTCATACAATGTGCCATCTTCTAAATAAAGTTTTGGTCCTACTTTACCGAGAACCGTATCTTTGGAAATAACACATTTTTTAATTTCTTCACTTGATGGCAATTCAAACATCACATCTAACATAATGCCCTCAATAATAGAACGCAGTCCACGTGCACCTGTTTTACGCTCAATTGCTTTATTTGCAATCGCATATAATGCTTCTTTTTCAAATTCTAATTCTACATCATCTAACTCAAGAAGCTTTGTATATTGTTTCGCAAGTGCATTTTTCGGTTCTGTTAAAATTCGAACAAGTGCTTCTTCATCTAATTGATGTAAACTTGCGATAACAGGTAAACGTCCAATAA
The genomic region above belongs to Massilibacterium senegalense and contains:
- the lonB gene encoding ATP-dependent protease LonB, which encodes MNWTAFFIFIQVFFAVIVGLYFWGLLRSQRTQKVSVTKVSKKELDKLTKLRNISLSQPLAEKIRPTRFSEIIGQMDAITSLKAALCGPHPQHVIVYGPPGVGKTAAARLVLEEAKKEETSPFRLDAPFIEIDGATSRFDERGIADPLMGSVHDPIYQGAGAMGQAGIPQPKEGAVTKAHGGILFIDEIGELHPIQLNKLLKVLEDRKVIIESAYYNEENEKIPAHIHDMFQKGLPADFRLIGATTRNPAELPPALRSRCLEIFFRSLTPKEMKEIMKNAVEKLQLTIDKSTLDYLVSFAQNGRHAVSMVQLVGGLVISQKRKKITDDDVRWMVQASRLTPRMKRQMTKKNQVGVVCGLGVTSQHEGVILEIEADATRARAQSKGQMNVTGIVETEQTKAPSKETMRKSMAKSSIENVQTALKRIGVPIQEYDIHVNFPGGIPIDGPSAGIAIAVAVYSAIYKKEVPFDLALTGELSIHGQVLPVGGIVEKVEAAMEAGCKKVILPKGNEHIPSKNDIDIITVKTLEELLLTIFPANEQKESIAAQSSASIPSEFF